A part of Periophthalmus magnuspinnatus isolate fPerMag1 chromosome 19, fPerMag1.2.pri, whole genome shotgun sequence genomic DNA contains:
- the cdc42ep1a gene encoding cdc42 effector protein 1 — MNLQEKLSGLKGLVTHSHSKRRFKGDLTTDMISPPLGDFRHTMHVGRGGDVFGDTSFLSNHGGTANGNGGETDSITSPDNKIGAFFSRTLRQIRRGSDNRPREEAKELSPPPPAVSPIIKNAISLPRLDVDLPNGTPTRVLFPSSQSTPENKTTTYGVDSGFVTLPRLSRLERQQPSISLPAPLPPDPHRGSLTDPDQPLLPTRTSALLATEPKRTAYSDSLPSLTSLDFTFDLGPSLMSEVLGLIDGGHLEDHGHAWEEGSACGLTNEGSEMDSATISYVDSLLREDCGGGKSPNWDDEEAIEVNERVFSVKMPDVVMGSAERVKGGVGMESERFQSATDVLARHYGGSGVVKGHYKMDAHSDMFSKKKMSYTYIEDDDEIKV; from the exons ATGAATCTTCAAGAAAAATTATCGGGACTAAAAGGTCTGGTAACACACTCCCACAGCAAGAGACGCTTTAAAGGGGACCTAACCACAGATATGATCAGCCCCCCGCTTGGTGACTTCCGCCACACCATGCATGTCGGCCGTGGTGGAGACGTTTTCGGCGACACCTCCTTCCTCAGTAATCACGGGGGCACGGCCAATGGGAATGGCGGTGAAACGGACTCGATCACCAGCCCGGATAACAAGATAGGAGCCTTCTTCTCCAGGACCCTGCGCCAGATCAGGAGGGGCTCGGACAACCGGCCCCGAGAGGAGGCCAAGGAGCTGTCGCCGCCGCCCCCGGCTGTGTCGCCCATCATCAAGAACGCTATCTCCCTACCCCGGTTGGATGTGGACCTACCCAATGGGACCCCCACCCGAGTGCTCTTCCCCAGCAGCCAGAGCACGCCGGAGAACAAGACGACCACATATG GTGTGGACTCGGGCTTTGTCACCCTGCCTCGCCTGTCCCGCTTGGAGCGCCAGCAgccctccatctccctccccGCCCCCCTCCCCCCAGACCCGCACCGCGGCTCCCTCACTGACCCCGACCAGCCCCTTCTCCCcacccgcacctccgccctCCTCGCCACCGAACCCAAGCGCACTGCCTACTCCGACTCCCTGCCGTCCCTCACCTCGCTCGACTTCACCTTCGACCTGGGACCGTCCCTCATGAGCGAAGTTCTGGGCCTGATCGACGGCGGCCATCTCGAGGACCATGGCCACGCCTGGGAGGAGGGATCGGCGTGCGGGCTGACCAACGAGGGCTCGGAGATGGATTCGGCGACCATCTCTTACGTGGATTCCCTGCTCAGAGAGGACTGCGGGGGCGGGAAAAGCCCAAACTGGGATGACGAAGAGGCGATCGAAGTTAACGAACGCGTATTTTCAGTTAAAATGCCCGATGTGGTGATGGGGTCTGCGGAGAGGGTGAAGGGGGGGGTAGGGATGGAGAGTGAGAGGTTTCAGAGCGCGACAGATGTGCTGGCACGTCACTACGGAGGCAGCGGGGTGGTGAAGGGACACTACAAGATGGACGCTCACTCAGACATGTTCAGCAAGAAGAAAATGTCCTACACTTACATTGAAGACGACGACGAAATCAAAGTCTAA
- the sh3bp1 gene encoding LOW QUALITY PROTEIN: SH3 domain-binding protein 1 (The sequence of the model RefSeq protein was modified relative to this genomic sequence to represent the inferred CDS: substituted 1 base at 1 genomic stop codon): MLRQSLSILKQLGSAGKSNDAAELLHEDLIRVDQRVEPAKKAAQILHKKLLGCVQSQTGVDAERRMKKLPLMQLSVGMAECLKDFDAESSIRRVLEMCCFMEKRLANMLAEFEMKVEKDVLEPLNKLSEEDLPEILKNKQHFVKLTRDWNNARIKSQTSTGAQAKQEGLREEVEEAWRRLESIKDQYSADLYHFATKEEDYANYFIRLLELQAEYYRNSFEFLDKNISELKENYTHKAPSSVSNQRVYGEPLLSHLNQSQREIAAPIEECIHMLLRTGMKEEGLFRLAAAASVVKRLKTCLDQGKVDHSEFSMDPHAVAGALKSYLRELPEPLMTFELYSAWFKAAGEKELTEKLKQFRELLTKLPPENYNNLRYLVQFLSLLSEQQAVNKMTPSNIAIVLGPNLLWPLAEGEAALFDMASASSVQVVTVIEPLIQYCSQLFPEVVSFEIPDVPECPEASLPAPSLLSEKEKLYRTFSSTSSTASSCSSYHTPLSKTNSTASQDSTSFFLIKSGSVSRSGTSTWASPTPETPQIAASSSSPAQSPSPALTSTSSSSSSSSPGHIPPPPLRTVVPNKSPTQKQGSEQGVLEPILEGPPDSPKAFVKITTPYKPKRSFMSKTTQQNEHPVAQFSKPRAPAAPRTQAPGPPAPSAAPNPSTALDTPPQNSRTQPLPPPRAPGTALKKPAPKKPGMKAPSCPPPLPPPSQAKEVPSXAQ; encoded by the exons GTCAAATGATGCTGCTGAGCTCTTACATGAAGACCTTATACGG GTGGACCAGCGTGTGGAACCAGCAAAAAAGGCTGCTCAGATCCTCCATAAGAAGCTGCTGGGCTGTGTGCAAAGTCAGACCGGAGTAGATGCCGAGAGACGCATG AAGAAGCTACCCCTGATGCAGCTGTCCGTTGGGATGGCCGAGTGTCTCAAAGACTTTGATGCAGAGTCCTCCATCAG GAGGGTGTTGGAAATGTGCTGTTTCATGGAGAAGAGACTGGCCAACATGCTGGCAGAGTTTGAGATGAAAGTGGAGAAGGACGTCCTGGAGCCACTCAACAAGCTCAGTGAG GAAGATTTACCAGAGATCCTCAAGAACAAACAGCATTTTGTGAAGCTGACACGAGACTGGAACAACGCACGGATCAA GAGCCAGACGAGCACGGGAGCCCAGGCCAAGCAGGAGGGGCTGAGGGAGGAAGTGGAGGAGGCCTGGAGGAGGCTGGAGAGCATCAAG GACCAGTACTCAGCAGATCTCTATCATTTTGCCACTAAAGAAGAGGATTACGCAAACTACTTTATTAGA CTTCTTGAACTCCAGGCTGAATACTACAGAAACTCCTTTGAATTCTTGGATAAAAACATCAGCGAGCTCAAAGAGAATTACACTCACAAAG CCCCGTCCTCCGTCTCCAACCAGCGAGTTTATGGGGAACCTCTCCTGTCCCATCTGAATCAAAGCCAGAGAGAAATCGCTGCCCCCATAGAAGAATGCATCCACATGTTACTCAGAACAGGAATGAAAGAGGAG GGTCTTTTTCGTCTGGCGGCTGCAGCTTCAGTGGTCAAGAGACTGAAAACCTGTCTAGACCAGGGCAAAGTTGACCACAGTGAATTCAGCATGGACCCTCATGCTGTAGCTG GAGCTTTGAAGTCCTACCTGCGTGAACTTCCTGAACCCCTCATGACCTTTGAACTCTACAGCGCCTGGTTCAAAGCAGCAGG tgaaaAAGAACTGACAGAGAAATTAAAGCAGTTCAGAGAATTGCTGACAAAATTGCCACCGGAAAACTACAACAATCTCag ATACTTGGTCCAGTTCCTGTCGCTTCTATCAGAGCAGCAAGCTGTAAACAAAATGACGCCCAGTAACATCGCTATTGTCTTGGGACCCAACCTTTTGTGGCCTTTAGCTGAAGG GGAGGCTGCCCTGTTTGACATGGCCTCAGCTTCTTCAGTCCAAGTGGTCACAGTGATAGAGCCTCTCATTCAGTACTGCTCCCAGCTGTTTCCAGAAG TTGTGTCTTTTGAGATCCCAGACGTCCCAGAGTGTCCAGAGGCGTCCCTGCCTGCTCCCTCTTTACTCTCTGAAAAGGAGAAACTGTACAGAActttctcctccacctcctccactgcgtcctcctgctcctcctatCACACGCCgctttcaaaaacaaacag CACTGCCTCTCAGGACAGTACGAGCTTCTTCCTCATCAAATCAGGATCCGTCAGTCGTAGTGGTACATCTACATGGGCTAGTCCCACACCAGAGACGCCACAGATCgcggcctccagctcctctcccGCACAGAGCCCTAGTCCTGCTCTGACCTCaacctcctcatcctcttcctcctcatcaccAGGCcacatccctcctcctcctctccgaaCGGTGGTACCCAACAAGAGTCCCACCCAGAAGCAGGGCTCAGAGCAGGGGGTACTGGAGCCCATCCTGGAGGGTCCACCAGACTCGCCCAAAGCCTTTGTCAAGATAACAACACCCTATAAAC CCAAACGTTCCTTCATGTCTAAAACTACCCAGCAGAATGAGCACCCAGTTGCCCAGTTTTCCAAACCGAGAGCTCCGGCGGCCCCCAGGACCCAAGCACCCGGCCCTCCCGCTCCCTCCGCGGCCCCTAACCCCTCCACGGCCCTCGATACCCCCCCACAGAACAGTCGGACTCAGCCTCTTCCACCACCTCGAGCTCCAGGAACCGCCCTCAaaaaaccagcaccaaagaagCCCGGAATGAAAGCTCCCagctgccctcctcctctccctccaccaTCACAGGCCAAAGAGGTTCCTTCTTGAGCCCAATGA